GGGGAAAGATATGAGCAAGCGGGCCAAACGTGGAAAGGCAGAGACGCTCGCAGTACCAATGGTCGCGAGAGTTGCAATTGGCGCCGTGGCCGTCGCCGCATTGGGGTACTGTTTGCTGTCCGGCCCGGAGACCGCTCAGCCGATGCGGAGGCCGCCCGCACACCAAGCTCTGGCATCGTCAACTCCGGTTTACGTGGCAACTCCGATTCATGCATCAGCGCCGGCTCCAGCTCCGATTCCGGCCCCGGCGCCTCTGGTCGAACCACCAAAAGCCGCCGACGGTCCCGGAGCATTCGTTCGGCAGGTGGTTGACTACGCCAGCCGCCAGGCGCCGGGCACTGTGATCATCGATACCAGGAACACATTCCTTTATTTCGTTCTGAACGACACGCAGGCGATGCGCTACGGCATCGGTGTCGGCCGCGAAGGTTTCGCATGGTCCGGCGAACAGACCGTGGCCCGCAAAACAGAATGGCCGGACTGGCGTCCGCCTGCAGAGATGGTCGTGCGTCAGCCTTATCTGCCGCGGTTCATGGCAGGCGGTCCCGGCAACCCGCTCGGCGCCCGGGCGATGTATCTGGGCGAGACCGAATATCGAATTCATGGCACCAACAAGCCCGATACGATCGGGAAGCGGGTTTCGTCCGGCTGTATCCGCCTGACCAATGAAGACGTCGTGGATCTTTACGAGCGGGTGAAAGTCGGAGCGAAAGTGATCGTGCTCCCAGCAGCGCCGTCGAACCGGCCCTCGGCAGCCAACGCGAAGATGCTGTCATCCGGACCGAAGATCGCCGAGGCCCGGTAGCTCGGTGCTCCGTGTTCAACTGAGGGCAAAGTAAACATACAGGTCGCCGCTTTAGGCCGATTTATCGGCCGATCTTCTTGATGCAGGTGGGTTCGCTGCTGGGGTGAGGCATGCAATCCCAGTCGGGTCCAAAGCCCGCAGCGGCGTTCCGCTGTGGCAGGAAAGGGTAATAAACCACAACTACCGCAAAGATGGTGACAGCGATAATTGCTGACACCAGTATCCATACAATGCTCGCGCGATCCGGACTCCAGTGAAGTCGCCGAATGGATCGATGTTTCCTTGGATTGGGATGCTTCACTGCCGCATCATCGATGTGATCTCGCCGATACTTTGCGCATTCAAGCGGTTTCGCCTCTATCGACCTGTGGTTTTGCCCTGCCAATCCCAAGCTCGAGAGCAGCAGCGATCCGCTCCAATCCTGCGTTCGTTCGGCGTGTTTCGGCAATCTGCTGCTCATATAGATCAATCATCGTGGCGCCGGACGGCGTGCGTTGTCGCATCACGCGCATTGCCAAGATCGATCCACCCACTATCAGGATGAACGGCCACCAAGAGTACATGGCAAGCAGTATGTCGCTCACGGTCATCCACAATCTCCTAACCTAGGTAACTCTGATCACGTTCAATGGTTTTTCTCCAGAACAGCCGCGATCCTCTCCATCGCAGCTCTCATCCGAGATGTTTCGGTGAGGTGTTGCTCCCGCAACTCGATCATCGAGGCCCCCGAGGCTGCGCGTTCCCTGCACGATCGCGCCAATAGGATCCATCCCGCAGGGATCAAGATGACTGGCCAGGCGTAGTACAGGACAATAGCCCAATCGTATGATTGCATCCGCACCCACGGCTTTCGACCATTATGTCGATCACAACTTAAGCGTTAATCATTCAAAACGCACGCGAGGTGTGCGCTCACGATTAATAGATCGTTGCTCGGGGCGCCTGTTGGCGGCGGACTTCGGGAGTTGGCCGATTTTGTTGCAAAAGTCGGCTGTAACCGATGATGTCGTTCGGCCATTTCACTTGGGGTGACGGGGTTGGGTCCCGCGACCCCGCGCTCTCTCCGCAACTTTTACGCTACGCAACACACAGAGCCGGAGCGGGTGGCGGTCGCGCAACCAGCGATGCGCGGCGCCTTAGGTTCTGAGCGGTAGCGGCCAGAACGAACTCGTCCTGAGCGCCTCATGGACAACGCAGTCGAAGCCGACCGAGCTTCAGGATGCGCTTCAAGCGGGCGACGAAGCCGATATGTTTGCCTGATAGGACCTTTGGTGCGGTCTCCGCGCCCTGAGCGTTGATTTGCTCGGACGACCGTATCACCGGCTGACGCGGTCAGCCCCGCTGGTCTTGATCGTAGGACCGTAGGATACGGACAAAATCGGCCATGCTGGATTGATCCTGGTTTTCGGCCATAGCCGCAACCTCCGGATTGGACGCGGGCTGGCTCACCTGCCAAAACCGCACCAGGAGATCGGCGATGTTTCTCATGGCGTGCTCCCTGAGCCAAGTGTGGAGGAGGCCGGCGGGCGCTACGCCGCCGACCTTGTCCCGCAACTGCCGGCTCGCGGGCCGGTTCCGTTGCTTTTCACTCTGCGTTCACTGGTAGCACCGGGAACGTGGTTGACGCCATTGTGCGCGGGTATGACGTGACCATACTGAGGTAGGTCCGGACCAGTGAGTCGGGATAGGTCGACCAAGGGTCGGTTTAATGACCGATTCGCCCTTACGCCTTCTTCGCCTCGACGTATCGCGCAAAATTGTCGAGAATCGCCTGCCAGCCGCCTTGCTGCTGCGCGACCGAATGCGTCGGCTCGCTGTCGAAGACGACGCGGACGACAATGCCCTTCGGACCGGGCACAAACTCGACTTCGGCCCTGCGGTCGCCGAACGCATATTCGATCAGCTTGTGCTCGACGATCGTCGTGTAGGTGCCGGCGAAATCGAAGCCCATGCTGCCGTCCTTGGCCTCCATGCGGGACGAGAACACGCCGCCTTCGCGCAGGTCGACCGTCGCCTTGGTCGTATGCCAGTCGTCCGACGCGGCGTTCCACTTCACGATGTCGGCAGGCGTCGTGTAGGCACGCCAGACCTGATCAATCGGGGCGGCGACGATGGTTTCGACGGTGATCCTCATGGGTAGTGCTCCAGTTCGATTGTGACGGCTCGAGATGACGACATCACTTCAAATGTGCGGGAGGCCCATGTCCAGCACGTCCGGGAGATGTCTACCCAAGGACGATCGAGAGCAGCCCTTTCCGACATGGTCGAGCCGTCAATGTGAAAAAAGATGCAAAATGTGCTATCTTCGATTTTTGAAGCTCCTCAGGAGCAGCCCGGTCATGCAATTACAATCGACCCTGACCTGTCCCGCATGCGGCCACAAGGCCACAGAGACCATGCCGACCGACGCGTGCGCGTTCTTCTACCATTGCAAGGGTTGCGGCACCAAGTTGAAGCCCAAGGCGGGCGACTGTTGCGTGTTTTGCTCCTACGGCAGCGTGCCGTGTCCGCCCATTCAAGAGACTGGCAAGAGCGCGTGCTGCGGTCAGGGCCTCCGCGTTGGCGCCGAGAGCTCGTAATTCACGCAGTCCATCTTGATGTCGTATGGACCCTCATAGATGCTATCGCTCACCCACCGATAGACCTTGCGATACGCAGTGATTTGCTCGGAGCGCGGTTGGCGGCCGGCCGGACCGTGAACGTCAGAAACCGTCCTGGACGAGATCTCGTTCAGAGTCAGCTTCTGGTCGGGATGATCATTACGCGTGAACACCATGGTCGGGACAAGCCCCGAATTGTTGTCGGTCGCTCTAAAGCTCGAGCTCAGGAGCTGATCGTTGACGGCACCGAGCAGCGATCCGCTGACCCAGGCCTTCGGCAACATGATGAGCGAGGAGCGATTGAAAACGATGACCGGCGCATCGCCGCTGGGCAGCACGCCGCGGCAGCCGTAACTCCATTCGCTGGCGGCGACCGGCGAGGCATACGCCATGACGGCGAAGGCGATCAGGCCGCCAAGGAGGCAACGAACCGAACGATTTTCGGCGGCGGTGGGAATCAAGGTGCGCATGGCGCCTCAGATCGCCCCTGTCTTCCCGCGAATGGCCATTGACCGCTTGATGACTTCTCGGGCATCGGCGTAGCGGCCCTGATCCTTGTAGAGATCGGCCAAGTTT
This portion of the Bradyrhizobium diazoefficiens genome encodes:
- a CDS encoding L,D-transpeptidase; its protein translation is MSKRAKRGKAETLAVPMVARVAIGAVAVAALGYCLLSGPETAQPMRRPPAHQALASSTPVYVATPIHASAPAPAPIPAPAPLVEPPKAADGPGAFVRQVVDYASRQAPGTVIIDTRNTFLYFVLNDTQAMRYGIGVGREGFAWSGEQTVARKTEWPDWRPPAEMVVRQPYLPRFMAGGPGNPLGARAMYLGETEYRIHGTNKPDTIGKRVSSGCIRLTNEDVVDLYERVKVGAKVIVLPAAPSNRPSAANAKMLSSGPKIAEAR
- a CDS encoding SRPBCC family protein encodes the protein MRITVETIVAAPIDQVWRAYTTPADIVKWNAASDDWHTTKATVDLREGGVFSSRMEAKDGSMGFDFAGTYTTIVEHKLIEYAFGDRRAEVEFVPGPKGIVVRVVFDSEPTHSVAQQQGGWQAILDNFARYVEAKKA
- a CDS encoding GDCCVxC domain-containing (seleno)protein gives rise to the protein MQLQSTLTCPACGHKATETMPTDACAFFYHCKGCGTKLKPKAGDCCVFCSYGSVPCPPIQETGKSACCGQGLRVGAESS